The region AAGGTGGCCCTCGGCACTGCCCTCCCAGGGGCTTcccgaggctgaggcaagggtcCTCTGGAGGGTCACAGCCTGGGGAGGAAGTGGGTGACCTTCATGGTGGGCGACACTCGGTTCCCCTTCTTGGTCTTCCCATTCTTGCTCAGGGCGATGAACATGCCGGGGTACTTGTAGGATTCGTAGGCGTTGTAGTTGTTGGGAAGGAGAATCTCCTTGAACTTGCACTCATCGGTGAAGAAGGGCTGCAGCAAAGCAGGGCAGTGTCAGGGCTGGGGCACCTCTTGGGCAAGGTACCCAGCCTGAAGCCAGGGGTCAGAACCCCCTTCtgtcccacccccaaccctgggctGAGATGTCTCTCCTGAGCAGTTAAGGTGTCAAGACCCACACAGGGTGAGAAGGGGACATGGCCAGCCCACAACAGCTGGTGCTCTCACCACCTGCCCTGCACCTAGCAGCCAGAGAATTCATTCCCTCCGTGTCCAGCCTCAAGCCCGCAGTTCCAACACTGAGACCTACCCCTCTGgactagagaagggaagggcTCTCAATAGCGCCCTTTCCTCGGGCTGGGAGGGGCCCACTCAGGGATGGCAGGAACCTCATTGTTCCTGCCTTGGGGCTGCTTCCTTTGTCTGGGCAGGCCTGCCGGTCCCGTGACCTGGTGACCCTGCCACCCCTCCAAGACCCAGGCACAGGTGGGGCTGGAGAAGCCAGGAGCCTGCTAGCCATGTCCGCTGTTCCCAACTAGGTGCCTAGCCAGACCCCTGCGGTACTCACCGAGCCATAGAGCTTGCCCTTGCTGCTCATGGCCACGAAGAACCGGCTGGCCACGCCGAAGATGCTCACCACGCCCCGCTCCACGGGCGAGAGCTCCAGCAGGCCTGGGGGCGGGGCGCAGGTCATTGCGGGGCAGGTGATCCCTGCCCCACTCCGCCCCTCGGCTTGTTCGCCTCCGGGGACCCTATttctggggtggggttggggataAAGGGCAAGGGTTCCCGGCGCAGCCGCCCCCAAGGGCCTCCGGAGCCCAAGCTGCCCTCTAGGGCCTCCGGAGCCCAAGCTTGCGCTAGCTCAGATTAGCTTGCCTGTGTAGGGGACCCCCGGCGGCCGCACCCAGTCCCGGACCTTCAGACGCGAGCCCGACCCCAGAGGTTCCCCAGCCTGGGCCAGGCCGGGGCGCGTGTCTCGGGCCCCCTGTGGCTGCACCGCGCGCCCTGTGCCCACGGGCGAAGGCGCTGGAATTCGGCGCTCGGAGCCCGAGTTTCTGAAGGCGGGAGGCGGGGCCCGGCCTCAGGGGTTGCGCTGGGCTGCCAGAGCCAAGAGTGTCTGCGCCCCCAGCCCCGCGTCAGAAGGGACCGGAGCCCAAGTCCGCCCCGGTTCCCAGGGCCCGCGAGCAGGTGCCCGCTGAGGGTCTCAGAGTGTGACTGAGCGGGTTGGCCCGGCGGCCGTTGCCCCCCGCCCCTTCGCGCCCGGCCGCGCCACTCACTGTCGCGGGTGTCCGCGTGCGCGCCGCCGATGCGGCCGTCGGGGAGCGCCTGGAGGTGGaagccgatgcccacgttgcagTAGAGCCGCCGCAGCCGCTTGATGCCCAGCAGGTAGTCGCCGGCGCCGCTCTGGACGGCCGCCTCCTTGGGCTGCGCTGCCACCGGCAGGCGCGCCAACGAGCGCGCCACCAGGCTCTCCCAGCGGCGCTCCAGCTCGGCCTCCAGCGTGCCGTTGGGTGCAGTGGGTGCGGCGGCGCCCCCTCGGCCCGCCCAGGGCGCCAGCAAGGCCAGCAGGACCGCCGGGAGCAGCGCTACCGCGGCCGTCCCGGGCCCCGACATCCCGGCCCGAGGGCCGTGCGTCGGTCAGGCGGTCAGTGCGCCCGGGAAGCTGGGGGGCAGAGCTGCGCCTGTGGCGGCCCGCGGGAGCGCACGGCCGACCTCGGGCGGGAGTGCGCAACCGAGGAGGTGCGGGATGCGAGCGACGGGGCCCCCGGGCGCCAGGCTCTACCCTG is a window of Gorilla gorilla gorilla isolate KB3781 chromosome 9, NHGRI_mGorGor1-v2.1_pri, whole genome shotgun sequence DNA encoding:
- the FGF4 gene encoding fibroblast growth factor 4, giving the protein MSGPGTAAVALLPAVLLALLAPWAGRGGAAAPTAPNGTLEAELERRWESLVARSLARLPVAAQPKEAAVQSGAGDYLLGIKRLRRLYCNVGIGFHLQALPDGRIGGAHADTRDSLLELSPVERGVVSIFGVASRFFVAMSSKGKLYGSPFFTDECKFKEILLPNNYNAYESYKYPGMFIALSKNGKTKKGNRVSPTMKVTHFLPRL